The following are from one region of the Haloactinomyces albus genome:
- a CDS encoding cobalamin biosynthesis protein, with the protein MSAGRAVGLVLGVAADAVIADPRRGHPVAAFGKAATTAEKLLHRDRRTAGVLYTGVLVGGTASLGLIAERWSRRNVLTHAAVTGIVTWAVLGGTSLVGEGAAMARVLEEGEVEIARGRLGNLCGRRSEHLDAQELARASVESMAENTSDAVVAPLVWGAVAGVPGLVGYRAVNTLDAMVGNRGTRYRNFGWASARCDDIANLVPSRLAAALASLGAPVVGGSVADAWRTWRRDASAHPSPNAGQIEAAFAGALGVRLGGRIAYGHAVESRPVLGRGRAAEVGDVARSVRLSRAICRASGGLAAGVALLAGFGRARRRRL; encoded by the coding sequence GTGAGTGCGGGCAGGGCGGTCGGACTGGTACTCGGGGTGGCCGCGGACGCGGTGATCGCCGATCCCCGGCGCGGACATCCCGTCGCCGCTTTCGGGAAAGCGGCGACCACGGCCGAGAAGCTGCTCCACCGGGACCGACGCACCGCCGGAGTTCTCTACACCGGTGTCCTCGTCGGTGGTACCGCCTCGCTGGGACTGATCGCCGAGCGGTGGTCCCGGCGCAATGTTCTGACCCATGCCGCTGTGACCGGCATCGTCACCTGGGCGGTGCTGGGCGGTACCTCGCTGGTCGGTGAGGGTGCCGCCATGGCTCGCGTGTTGGAGGAAGGCGAGGTGGAGATCGCTCGCGGACGGCTGGGCAATCTCTGCGGCAGGCGGTCCGAGCACCTCGACGCGCAGGAGCTCGCGCGCGCCAGCGTGGAATCGATGGCCGAGAACACCTCGGACGCCGTGGTCGCCCCACTGGTGTGGGGCGCCGTCGCGGGCGTGCCCGGCCTTGTCGGCTACCGGGCCGTGAACACCCTGGATGCGATGGTCGGCAACCGGGGAACCCGCTACCGCAACTTCGGGTGGGCTTCGGCGCGATGCGACGACATCGCGAATCTGGTGCCGTCCCGGCTCGCGGCCGCACTCGCCTCGCTGGGGGCTCCGGTTGTCGGGGGATCGGTTGCCGATGCCTGGCGCACCTGGCGACGTGACGCATCGGCGCATCCGAGCCCGAACGCCGGACAGATCGAGGCGGCCTTCGCGGGAGCTCTCGGGGTCCGGCTGGGTGGCCGGATCGCTTACGGTCATGCCGTGGAAAGCCGTCCGGTCCTGGGACGGGGACGGGCCGCCGAGGTGGGCGATGTTGCCCGCAGCGTGCGGCTTTCGCGGGCGATCTGCCGCGCGAGTGGAGGACTTGCAGCCGGTGTGGCCCTGCTGGCCGGGTTCGGCCGTGCACGTCGTCGGCGGTTGTGA
- a CDS encoding DUF2397 domain-containing protein — MTVPEHDADVLPPAERDTAERDMAQEGTRAEQRLQLFAYLQAPEHHTYLAIMRLFTSTLLADLSADEVAAALVGAERDGRIDAGESEIGTVIDRLRRLVKWGNLVVGRRETIASSIAEFQHGSVRYQVSKLAVRVQRDVDTLLHVPEGAREVSRELLPAIERGVTEISALLSEALSAEQHDPAAKPAGQAGERLAEQVTTVFLQHAELAATVRDFYAYLGQVVTRHHLAPEEISGFRNLLVEYIQMVVEDVLRHTRTIAAALSGITSRREELLRVLGPAEDLGAEVERARGRTEADWQELTDWFVDSPGRPSQVSSLREATARAIGSLLASVRRATSDGGLMPGRRGDLLKLARWFDEAEPDRAHQLYAATFGLHSARHLQPAPDYDSDNHEVAWRDGPVLDVPVNVRSRGDRGARGRASRVLHDPMTEEALLSEARAEKRRRRAAAAELTAAAAHPTEIRLSTDALGVLCELLTKAQAQREHPDDTGWARDPVHRLQVTIRHTEGHETRIGSSSGTLTLRNTALELRGDDTPAEAGTGTTANSTVSGGSR, encoded by the coding sequence GTGACGGTCCCCGAGCACGACGCTGATGTGCTGCCCCCTGCCGAGCGGGACACTGCCGAGCGGGACATGGCGCAGGAAGGCACCCGAGCCGAGCAGCGCCTGCAGCTGTTCGCCTACCTCCAGGCACCGGAGCACCACACCTACCTGGCGATCATGCGCCTGTTCACCTCGACGTTGCTGGCCGACCTGTCGGCGGACGAGGTCGCGGCGGCACTGGTGGGCGCCGAACGCGACGGCCGCATCGATGCGGGCGAGTCCGAGATCGGCACCGTCATCGACCGGCTCAGGCGCCTCGTCAAGTGGGGAAATCTGGTGGTCGGCCGCCGGGAGACGATCGCGTCCAGCATCGCCGAGTTCCAACACGGCAGTGTCCGCTACCAGGTCAGCAAACTCGCCGTACGCGTGCAGCGCGACGTGGACACGCTGTTGCATGTTCCCGAGGGCGCGCGCGAGGTCTCCCGCGAACTGCTCCCGGCGATCGAGCGCGGCGTGACCGAGATCTCCGCACTGCTGTCCGAGGCCCTGAGCGCCGAGCAGCACGATCCGGCGGCGAAACCGGCCGGGCAGGCCGGGGAACGACTCGCCGAGCAGGTCACCACCGTGTTCCTGCAGCACGCCGAACTCGCCGCGACGGTCCGCGACTTCTATGCCTACCTCGGTCAGGTGGTCACCCGGCACCATCTCGCACCGGAGGAGATCTCCGGATTCCGCAACCTGCTGGTCGAATACATCCAGATGGTCGTGGAGGACGTGCTGCGCCATACCCGGACCATTGCCGCCGCCCTCTCCGGCATCACGAGCAGGCGAGAGGAGCTGCTGCGGGTGCTGGGGCCCGCCGAGGACCTCGGTGCCGAGGTCGAACGGGCGCGGGGACGCACCGAGGCCGACTGGCAGGAGCTCACCGACTGGTTCGTCGACTCTCCGGGGCGCCCGAGTCAGGTGTCCTCGCTGCGGGAGGCCACTGCTCGCGCCATCGGCTCCCTGCTGGCCAGTGTGCGCAGGGCGACTTCCGACGGGGGGTTGATGCCCGGCCGCCGGGGCGATCTGTTGAAGCTGGCGCGCTGGTTCGACGAGGCGGAACCGGACCGTGCGCACCAGCTGTACGCGGCGACGTTCGGGCTGCACTCGGCACGGCACCTGCAGCCTGCACCGGACTACGACAGCGACAACCACGAGGTCGCCTGGCGGGACGGTCCCGTGCTCGACGTTCCGGTGAACGTGCGCAGTCGCGGAGATCGCGGCGCACGCGGGCGGGCCTCGCGCGTGCTGCACGATCCGATGACCGAGGAGGCACTGCTGTCCGAGGCCCGTGCGGAGAAGCGCAGGCGTCGCGCGGCGGCGGCCGAGCTGACGGCGGCGGCAGCCCATCCGACCGAGATCCGGTTGTCGACCGATGCGCTCGGTGTCCTGTGCGAACTGCTGACCAAGGCCCAGGCACAGCGAGAGCATCCGGACGACACCGGCTGGGCACGCGATCCGGTACACCGGCTGCAGGTCACCATCCGGCACACGGAGGGCCACGAAACCCGGATCGGCAGTTCCTCGGGCACGCTGACGCTGCGAAACACCGCGCTGGAGTTGCGCGGTGACGACACACCGGCCGAGGCAGGTACCGGGACGACAGCGAATTCCACCGTCTCCGGAGGCTCCCGATGA
- a CDS encoding SURF1 family cytochrome oxidase biogenesis protein, whose translation MRLKFLLRPGWIALILLVGVFSTICFTLLAPWQFSRHTETQARNTAIRESSNAPVRPLQEVLPHGRTPGPGTEWMRVTFSGHYLPGAETLAWQRTVLGEPAFEVLTPFRLDSGRTLLVDRGYIRPEESTKAPDYPAPPEGRVTLTARIRSNEQDPEQRPTFRHDGHLWTYAVNSRTITEGTGVPLRAGYFSLVPDQPGVLSPLPLPRLESGPYFSYAMQWIIFGTMAPLAAGYLIYTEARRSSGSNGPTSGARYGSADKGPGRRRMSVAEAIAEDERREREEATHSS comes from the coding sequence GTGCGCTTGAAGTTCCTGCTGCGGCCCGGATGGATCGCTCTGATTCTGCTGGTCGGAGTGTTCTCGACGATCTGCTTCACACTGCTCGCACCATGGCAGTTCAGCCGCCACACCGAGACGCAGGCACGCAACACCGCCATCCGGGAGTCGTCCAACGCCCCGGTCAGACCACTGCAGGAAGTACTCCCCCACGGTCGCACTCCCGGTCCCGGCACCGAGTGGATGCGGGTGACCTTCAGCGGACACTATCTGCCCGGGGCGGAGACGCTGGCGTGGCAGCGCACCGTGCTGGGTGAACCGGCATTCGAGGTATTGACCCCGTTTCGCCTGGACAGCGGCCGGACATTGCTGGTCGATCGAGGTTACATCCGGCCGGAGGAGTCGACCAAGGCACCGGACTACCCCGCACCCCCGGAAGGCCGGGTCACGCTCACGGCGCGGATCCGCAGTAACGAACAGGACCCGGAGCAGCGTCCGACCTTCCGCCACGACGGGCATCTCTGGACCTACGCGGTGAACAGCCGGACGATCACCGAGGGAACCGGGGTTCCGCTGCGTGCCGGTTACTTCTCCCTCGTACCGGACCAACCCGGCGTGCTCTCCCCGCTGCCGCTGCCCCGGCTGGAATCGGGACCGTACTTCTCGTATGCCATGCAGTGGATCATTTTCGGCACCATGGCACCTCTGGCGGCCGGATACCTGATCTACACCGAGGCACGCCGGTCGAGTGGATCGAACGGCCCCACCTCCGGCGCCCGGTACGGCAGTGCCGACAAGGGCCCCGGGCGGCGCCGGATGTCGGTGGCCGAGGCCATCGCCGAAGACGAGCGGCGGGAGCGGGAAGAAGCAACGCACTCTTCGTGA